A genome region from Bacteroides stercoris ATCC 43183 includes the following:
- a CDS encoding ABC transporter permease: MIRLYFQQALYHLRENPIITWVSVLGTALAICMIMVLVITFQVRLVDCEPEVNRSRSLYVSAMSVKNKGGSDGDSSNARMSVHTGRECFKNLTTAEAVTLVSLPEKVRVSLPAGNKVTADMVQTDDAFWHIFRFRFLSGKAFTKADSDAGVLCAVLSAAVARRLFGTTDVAGKTVQLNYVEYRISGVVADVSVLATSAYAQVWIPYTSTDIARLAWWEETVGQMRAVILARSAADFPAIREEAEQLRRKYNDSLRDSEVFYRGQPDEQFANLYRKWSETPDTKAIILRYMLVIAILLLVPAINLSSMTLSRMRRRMAEIGVRKAFGATGGELIRQIFFENLLLTLFAGVLGLALSYAATFLLNGFLFNNSTNAYLSGETALTPGMLLSPWAFLAAFGFCLLMNILSAGIPAWRASRMNITDAINQR; the protein is encoded by the coding sequence ATGATACGTCTTTACTTTCAGCAAGCGCTATATCACTTGCGCGAGAATCCTATCATAACATGGGTTTCCGTACTGGGTACGGCATTGGCCATCTGTATGATTATGGTACTTGTCATCACTTTTCAGGTGCGGCTTGTGGACTGCGAGCCTGAGGTGAACCGCAGCCGTTCGCTGTATGTGTCTGCCATGTCCGTCAAGAACAAGGGCGGGAGCGACGGCGATTCATCCAACGCCCGCATGTCGGTGCATACGGGGCGCGAGTGCTTTAAGAATCTCACTACGGCGGAGGCAGTAACGTTGGTTTCCTTGCCCGAAAAGGTACGTGTGTCCCTGCCGGCAGGCAACAAGGTCACGGCCGACATGGTGCAGACGGACGACGCCTTTTGGCATATCTTCCGGTTTCGCTTTCTCAGCGGCAAGGCGTTTACCAAGGCCGACAGCGATGCCGGAGTGCTATGCGCCGTGTTGAGCGCTGCGGTGGCGCGCCGCCTGTTCGGCACAACGGACGTTGCGGGAAAGACGGTGCAGTTGAACTATGTAGAGTACCGTATATCCGGTGTAGTGGCGGATGTGTCCGTACTGGCCACTTCCGCCTATGCGCAGGTGTGGATTCCTTATACGTCCACAGACATTGCCCGGTTGGCGTGGTGGGAGGAGACCGTAGGACAGATGAGGGCGGTTATCCTTGCGCGTTCCGCAGCCGATTTTCCGGCTATCCGTGAGGAGGCGGAGCAACTTCGCCGTAAGTATAACGACAGTCTGCGCGACTCGGAAGTGTTCTATCGCGGGCAACCCGATGAACAGTTTGCCAACCTTTACCGCAAGTGGAGCGAAACGCCCGATACCAAAGCCATTATCCTGCGCTATATGCTCGTTATCGCCATCCTGTTGCTTGTGCCTGCCATCAACCTGAGCAGCATGACGCTCTCCCGTATGCGCAGACGTATGGCGGAGATAGGTGTGCGCAAGGCTTTCGGGGCTACGGGTGGCGAACTGATACGCCAGATATTCTTTGAGAACCTGTTGCTGACATTGTTTGCCGGCGTGTTGGGACTTGCGCTGAGTTACGCCGCCACCTTCCTGCTGAACGGTTTCCTTTTCAACAACAGCACCAATGCCTACCTCAGCGGGGAAACCGCCCTGACACCGGGCATGCTGCTTTCGCCCTGGGCATTCCTTGCAGCTTTCGGTTTCTGTTTGCTGATGAACATCCTTTCGGCAGGCATACCGGCATGGAGGGCTTCGAGAATGAATATAACGGATGCGATCAATCAAAGGTAA